CCGGCCCGCCGGCGTCGAGCGCGCCATCTTCTGAATCGCGGGGTCGTCCTTTTCCTCGAACGGAATGACGCCCGGGGCCACCGAGTTCACGCTGATCGAGGGCGCCAGGGCTTTGGCCAGCCCGCGCGTCAGCGCCACGACGCCGGCTTTCGACGCGCAATAGTGGACATGCTCCGGCCAGGCCAGAAACGCGCCCATCGAGCTGATGTTCACGATCCGCCCTTCGCCGCCGCGCGCCATCAGCCGGGCTGCCTCCTGCGCGCAGAAGAACACGGCCTTCAGGTTCACCGAGTGAATGAAGTCCCAGTCGGCTTCCGTGACGTCAGGCACCGGCACGCGCGTGAACCGCGCGGCGTTGTTCACCAGCCCGTACAGTGCGCCCTGATCGCCGCCGATGCGGGCGAACATGGCGCGGATTTCCGCGACGCTTTCGAGGTTCGCCCGGTACAGCGGCGCGCCGCCGCACTGAAGGGCCACTTCGCGCGCCTCCGCCTCCGAATTCCCGTAGTGCACCAGCACGCGCGCGCCCTCAGCGTGCAGGCGCAGCGCGATCGCGCGCCCGATGCGGCGGGCGGCGCCGGTGACGAGGACGGTCTTGCCTTGCAGTTGGTGCATGGTCTCCTGTCTGATTCTCGCCGCAGCCGCGCCGATGCGCGGAGCGGGGTCTCATCCGCGCCCGGTGACCCACACGCCGCCCAGCACCAGCGCCCCGCCCGCCGCGACGGGCAGCGTCACCGGCTCGTGGAGGAACACGAACCCTGTGGCTGCCGCGATCACCGGCTGCAGATAGCTGAACGCCGCCAGGCGCGAGGCGGGCATGTGGTCGAGCGCGTAGTAAAAAATCAGGTAGCACACGATGGAAGCCAGCAGCGTCATGTAAGCCAGAGCCAGCCAGCCGCCCGCGCCGACGCTTCCATACTCGAAGCCGAGGGACTGCTGCGCCAGCAGCGGCGCTCCCGCCAGCGCGCCCGCCACATAGCCGAGCGCGTTCACAGTGAGCGAATCGTGCCGCTGCGTGACCTCCTTGCTGAACACCGTGTACAGCGAGAAGCAGAAAGCGGCGAGGAACACCAGAAGGTCGCCGGCGAGCGAAGCGCCGCGCCCGCCCGCATCGCCGAGGTGCAGCACCCCGACGCCCGCCGCCGCCGTCAGCATGCCCGCCGCTTTGCGCAGCGTGATCCGCTCCTGCCCGCGAATCGCCGCCAGCATCATCACCTGCAGCGGCGTCGTGGCGATGATCAGCGCCGCGTGCGCCACGCTGGTGCGCGCCATGCCGAGGATGAAGAACACCTGGTTCAGGGTGATGCCGAAAACGCCCAGCAGCCCGAGAAAGGCCAGTTCGCGCACGGTCCACGCGTCTCTTCTCTCGCTGCGGGAACGCACGATCTGATACGCGGGCGCCAGCAGCAGCGCCGCCAGCGCCGCGCGCAGCGGCCCGATCAGCAGGGCGGGGAAAAAGCGAAGGGCGGTCTTCGCCACCACATAATTGGCGCCCCAGATCAGCGTCATCAGCAGGATGAGCGCGTAGAGCGCCCGCGGGACGGGTTTCACTGCGCGCAGAACGTCTCCTGCCGCACGCGGACCGAGGCGAGAAAATCCATGTCCAGCGCGTATCCGAAACCCGGCTCGTCGCGCAGCCCGATCGTGCCGCGCGGCGTCACTTCCACCGGCGGCTGGATGATGTCGCGGCTCCAGTAGCGCTTGCTGGCTGACACGTCGCCCGGAAGAGTGAAGTTCGGCAGCGACGCCAGGGCGATGTTGTGCGCCCTGCCCACGCCGCTTTCCAGCATCCCGCCGCACCAGACTGGAATTCCGTTCCGCTGGCAGACGTCATGGATCGCCTTCGCCTCCGCGAACCCGCCCACGCGGCCCAGCTTGATGTTGATGATCCGGCAGGCGCCGAGCGCGATCGCCTGCGCGGCATGATGCCGCGTGCGGATGCACTCGTCCAGACAGACGGGCGTTTCGATCTGTTGCTGGAGCCGCGCGTGGTCCACGATGTCGTCGTGCGCCAGCGGCTGCTCGATCATCATCAGCCGGAACGGGTCGAGCGCCTTCAGCCGGCCGGCGTCCGCCAGCGTGTAGGCGCTGTTGGCGTCAGCCATCAGGAGAATGTCCGGAAATTCGCGGCGGACGGCTTCCACGGCGTTCACGTCCCAGCCGGGCTTGATCTTGATCTTGATCCGCTGGTAGCCGGCGGCAAGCTCCGTGCGGATCTTCTCGAGCAGCTCTTCCAGCGTGTTCTGAATTCCGATGGAAACGCCGCAGGGAATTTCGCGCCGCGCGCCGCCGCCAATGGTCTTCCACAGAGGCTCGCCGCGCAGCCGCGCCTCCAGATCCCAGCAGGCGGCCTCCAGCCCGCCCCGCGCCATCCGGTGGCCGCGCAGCCTGGCCCCGATCCGGGCCGCCTCCTCCGGCGATTCCAGCCTCCGCCCGAGCGCCTCGGGAATCAGGTAATCGCGCAGGATCAGCCATGCGCCTTCGGTCCATTCCTCGTTGTAATGCGGGTGCTCGCCGCAGGTGACCTCGCCCCAGCCGGAGACGCCGCCCGAAGCGATTTCGACGAGGATGATCCGGCGGCGCGTCGTGCGGCCGAAACTCGTCTCAAAGAAATGCACCAGCGGCATTTCCAGCCAGTGCAGGCGGATCTGTTCTATTGTGAATCCCATTTCGCGAAAAGATAGACCCCGGCATCGGGCCGGTTTTCGAATCCGGTGACCGCCAGGCCGAGGCGGAAATACTCTTCAAAGCGGTCGCTGGCTTCCGCCTGAATCGCCCTGGCTTTTTCCGGGTTTGCAGAGCGGATTTCCGCGATGTCGGCCGGAATCTCGATCCGCCCGAGCACCGGCCCCCGGGGCGGCTCGCGTCCTTCGACGATGGCCGCCACCCGCGGCGAGTCGAGGTGCCACTCCGCCACGCAGCGGTCCGTCGGCAGCCCGCCGTGCAGCGGCGAGCTGGTCGTCCCGTACTGGTTCCGCACGTAGCGCCGCACGATGGCGCCCAGCCGCTCGATGTTGAAGAACGCGTTCTTCAGCTCCAGCGGATCGAAGGTCCATTCGATGAGCCGGATGCCGCGGCTCAGGGCTTCTTCCCGCTGCTTGAGCTTCAGGCGCCGCCCGATGCGCAGATTGCGGTATTCCGGCAGCACGCCCATCATGTGGCTGTGCAGGTACATCGACCCCTGCTTGAGCCCCGGAATGGCCAGCAGGAACCCCACCATCCGGTTGCCGTCGAACGCCCCGAGGGTCTGCCCGCCCACCTTCTGCGCCACCACGAACAGGCGCAGGGGCAGCAGCTCGATGTCGGCGAAGCCCCAGATCTCTTTCTGGAGCCGCACGGCTTCGTTCAGCTCGTCCAGCCCCCTCAGCTCCCGGATTTCGATTCTTCTTTCGCCTTCGCCTGCTGCCAAAGCTCTTCCATCTCCTCGATCGTCGTCTGGCGGAAGTCCCGCCCGCGCGCCGCCAGTCCGTTCTCCACCTCGGCGAAACGGGCGCGGAATTTCGCGTTCGTGCGCCGCAGCGCCTGCTCGGGATCCGCTCCCAGAAAGCGGGCCAGATTCACGATGGTGAACAGCAGATCTCCGATCTCTTCTTCGATTTTTTCCGGAGATTCGCCCCGGCGCGCTTTTTCCAGTTCCGCGATTTCCTCTCGCATTTTGTCGAAAACGCCGTCCACATCCGGCCAGTCGAAGCCCGCCGCGGCCGCCTTTTTCGACAGGTGCGCCGCCTCCATCAGCGCCGGCTGGTTGCGCAGCACGCCGTCGAGCAGCCCCTTGGGCTGTTCGCCGCGCTCGCGCTTCTCATCGGCCTTGATTTCGTTCCAGCGGGCCAGCACCTGCTCCGCGGTCTTCGCGGTGCCGCCGCCGAAGACATGCGGGTGGCGCCGCACGAGCTTCGCGTTGATCGCATCCAGCGAGTCGGCGATCGTGAACAGGCCCTGCTCGGCCGCCATCTCCGCGTAAAACACCGCCTGCAGGATCAGGTCGCCCAGCTCTTCGGCCAGCGCCCGCCAGTCGCGCCGGTCGATGGCGTCCAGCACTTCGTAGGTCTCTTCCAGCGTGTACGGCTTGATGGAATCGAACGTCTGCTCCCGGTCCCACGGACAGCCGCCGGGGCCGCGCAGACGCGCCATGATCTCCACCAGACGGTCGAACTTCTCGCCCGCGCGCGGGCGGCCCGGATGGTCCTGCATGGGGGAAATTTCCAGCGTAACATAGCGCTTCCGCAACGCCATGGATTCCGGCCGCGCGCCGCCGTATGCTTTTCTGCATGAGGCCCGCTGTCCTTCTTCTGTTCTGCGCCGCCCTTGCCGCGGCGGGAGCGCATCCGTCGGTCGAATTCTCCACCAAAGCCGGCCCGATGAAGCTGACCGCCATCCGGCACGCCTCCTTCATGCTGGAAGCGGGCGGAAAGGTCGTGCATGTCGATCCGTGGAGCCAGGGCGATTACACGGGGCTGCCCAAGGCCGACCTGCTCCTGATCACCGACGCGCACGGCGATCACTTCGACATGAAGGCGATCGAACTCGTCCGCCGCCCGGACACCATCGTCATCGCTCCGCCCGTGGTCGCCGAAAAGCTCGATGGCGCGCGCGTGCTGCGCAACGGCGAAAGCGCGGAAGCGGCGGGCTTCCACGTCGAGGCTGTTCCCATGTACAACCTGAAACGCGGTCCCGCCGAAGGACAGGTCTTCCACGTCAAGGGCAGAGGCAACGGCTACGTGCTGACGTGGGGCGGCTTCCGGCTGTACATCGCCGGCGACACCGAAGCGACGCCCGAAATGCGCGCGCTGAAAAACATCGACGCCGCGCTGATCTGCATGAACCTGCCCTACACCATGCCGCCGGAGGAGGCTGCCGAGGCAGTCAAGGCGTTCCGCCCGAAGGTGGCGATCCCCTACCACTACCGGGGCGCCGATCTGGCTGTGTTCGAAAAAGCGCTCGCCGGCTCGGGCGTCACGGTGAAGATTCTCGACTGGTATCACTGAGCGGGCCATGCAGCGGAGGGGCCCGCTATAGTACACTGAAACTTGAAATCAGGATTCATCCATCCTAATTCCCTGATGAGAGGAGAACCCGATGCCCCTCGTATCGATGCGCCAGCTTCTTGATGAGGCCGCCAAGAAAGGTTATGGTGTTGGCGCCTTCAATGTCAACAACATGGAGCAGATCCAGGCCATCATGGAGGCGGCGCGCGAAACCGAGTCGCCCGTGATCATCCAGGCGTCGCGCGGCGCCCGCGCCTACAGCCAGGACCGCTTCCTGTATCACCTGATGCTGGCCGCCACGGAGCTCTATCCCGAGATCCCGGTCGTCCTGCATCTCGACCACGGCAACAGCCCGGCCACCTGCAAGTCGGCCATCGAGATGGGCTTCACCTCGGTCATGATGGACGGCTCGCTGATGGAGGACGGCAAGACGCCTTCCACCTACGAGTACAACGTGCGCGTCACCCGCGAAGTCGTCGAGATGGCGCATGCCAAGGGCGTCACCGTGGAAGCCGAGATCGGCACCCTTGGGGGCATCGAGGACGGCCACGGCGCCGGCGGCACGGGGCTCGAACACCTCACCGATCCCGATCAGGCGGAGCAGTTCGTCAAGGACACCAACTGCGACGCCCTCGCCATCGCCATCGGCACCTCCCACGGCGCCTACAAGTTCAACAAGAAGCCTGACGGCAGCGTGCTGAAGATGGACCGCCTGATCGAAATCCATCAGCGCATCCCGAACACGCACCTCGTCATGCACGGCTCCTCCTCCGTGCCCAAGGAGCTGCAGGACATCGTCAACCAGTACGGCGGCAAGCTGAAGCCCACCTGGGGCGTGCCGATCGAAGAGATTCAGCTCGGCATCAAGAACGGCGTCCGCAAGATCAACGTCGACACCGACAACCGTCTCGCCATGACCGGCGCCATCCGCAAGGTGCTGTGGGAGCAGCCCGAGAAGTTCGACCCGCGCGACTACCTCAAGCCCGCCCGCGAGGCGATGAAGAAGGTCGTCATGGAGCGCATGATCCAGTTCGGCCAGGCCGGCCATGCGAAGGAGATCATTCCGATCCCGCTCGAAGAGATGGCCGAGATGTACCGCAAGGGCCAGCTCGTCACCACCTAGGCCCCGGGATTGCAAAGCTGCGCGGCGGAGTTTGACATCCGCCGCGCCGCCTTGCTACAACAGAATTACCCGCTGCTCCTCAGTAGCTCAATGGTAGAGCATCCGGCTGTTAACCGGAGGGTTGTAGGTTCGAGTCCTACCTGAGGAGCCAAACCTTTTCCCCGCAACGTTTTCCCCGCAGTTTGTTGACGGCCTTGCTCCGCCTCAAAGTCCCCATTTGGCCGTGGTTTCGCGCGCTCCGGGTCTCTCCGTTTGTCTCCCGATTCCCGGTTGGAGCGCCAACCCTGCGCCCGGAAACGCCCCCCAAAAGCCCTTTTCTCCCGTTCTCCGGCCCAAACCAGGAATTGCTTAACACCATCGCGAGGTTGTCCAACCCCAGGCCGGACGTTCCGAAACCGGCGCCTCCCTTGTTGACAGGGAGGGGTGCCAGACGGATGCCATCGACGTCTAGTCCTACTGGGTCGTAAACGTCTGGCACCGCAAAAAGGGCAGCTGGAAAGCTGACCGGGAAGGGCCTTCGCTACCGTCTGCCGCAGGCTCGCGATCGAGTGCGGATCAGCCCGGCGGCCGCCGCCCGGCACCGCCCCGCGGCTCGTAGCCCTCCGGTTGCGGCGGCACGCCGGGCTCGAGCCGGCCAGCGCGGGCTGAGGGGGAAAAACGGCTCCTCTCGGCCACCAGGAACCCCTACGCCGCAATGCACAGTGTCGCGTGATGGTGAAACCCACGCCAGGAGCGGCCCTCGAAATGCCCCAGGCCCAGCTCCTGCTTCAGCTCCAGAGAGTCCCTCTCCACAATCCAGCGGTGTTTGGCCAGCTCGACCAGCTTCTTCAGCAGCGTCTTCATCTCGCAGAAGTGGCTCCTGCTGATGCCGGCACGCTTGCGGGCCAGCCGGACGTTGTCGAGTTCCCGGGCCAGGGCCAGAAGCCCGAGCCGGGCCTTGATCAGCTTTTCTCTGGTGCTCATCAGGCGGTCAGTTCCTTTCGTGGTGATCTCCCCCGCCCCACGATTTCCTTGGACACTGATTTGCGTTAAGGAGGATCAGGATGTCCAACACGAAACACTCGGATTCCTGGCTCTCTTCCACCGCACTCCGGGCTCCTTGTTCGGGCCGGGCGTCGGAGGAAGCAGGGAACGTTCTCCAGCACAAAGCGAGTTCAGCCGTTCAAGCCGAGCTCCAAAGACGGATCTGTCGGACAATCGGCGACTGAGGCCTGGGATGGCCTCACGCAGCGTCGCGGACTTCGGCGGTCATCTGTTGGCCGAGCACGGCAAGGGCGGCCTGGATCTTTTCGGGCCTTGTGGCGTGCCTCGGGTCGAGCATGCGGCGGATAACGCGCTCGTGAACGCCCAGGCGGCGGGCCAACTCTGAATTGCTGACGCCCTGCTCGCGCATGGCGAGATAGAGAGCGAGCTTCGGCGCCAGCCACAGCGGCACGGGCACCTGGTGCTGGCCGCGCTTCAAAGGCGACGGCGTGGGGATGTCCTCCCGGCGGGACAGGCGGATGGAAAGGTCGGAACCGAGGGCATCGATGGCTTCCTCCAGGGCCTCGCGCTCGTCTTCGCCGTCCGTGGCCACATGGGGCAGATCGACGAACTCGACCAGGACGCGGCCGTCATTGTCGGTGGTGAACCTCGCGGGATCACTGAGCACGGACACCGGTTTGCCTCCTGCAGTTCACGCGGGCCGATATCCAGGTCCGCGCACATCTTGGCCAGCGTGTTGCAGGATGAAGCGGCGATTCCGTGAGTTGAGCCGGATCGCCTGTCACCCCGCCGGAGACGCATCCTTGCCGTGGAGCCATTTGTCCAATCCGAGGAAGGCAGCCAGCCCCTCGTCAATGGCGTCGATTTCGCGCCGCGCCAGAGATCCAAAGACCTTCCGCACCCGCCGCTTGTCGACGGAACGCAGATGATCGATGAGCGCGAACGACCTTTTCGCCAAGCCACTCTCGCCGGGTGCAAGTTCTGGGTACAACAGCCCCTGTCCAGGCGTCCCGGTTACCGGCACAATGCAAATGAGCGGGAACCGCTGGTCGCTGATCACATCCGGGTCGCTCACCACAATGCAGGGCCGCACGCCACGTTGTTCGTGCCCCACCGTGGGATCAAGCTCTATGACAACCACCGAGCCTCGGTCCAGTCTCACGCCCGATCCTCCACCCAGCCTAAACCGGG
This DNA window, taken from Bryobacteraceae bacterium, encodes the following:
- a CDS encoding mRNA interferase, whose translation is MRLDRGSVVVIELDPTVGHEQRGVRPCIVVSDPDVISDQRFPLICIVPVTGTPGQGLLYPELAPGESGLAKRSFALIDHLRSVDKRRVRKVFGSLARREIDAIDEGLAAFLGLDKWLHGKDASPAG
- the menC gene encoding o-succinylbenzoate synthase; the encoded protein is MGFTIEQIRLHWLEMPLVHFFETSFGRTTRRRIILVEIASGGVSGWGEVTCGEHPHYNEEWTEGAWLILRDYLIPEALGRRLESPEEAARIGARLRGHRMARGGLEAACWDLEARLRGEPLWKTIGGGARREIPCGVSIGIQNTLEELLEKIRTELAAGYQRIKIKIKPGWDVNAVEAVRREFPDILLMADANSAYTLADAGRLKALDPFRLMMIEQPLAHDDIVDHARLQQQIETPVCLDECIRTRHHAAQAIALGACRIINIKLGRVGGFAEAKAIHDVCQRNGIPVWCGGMLESGVGRAHNIALASLPNFTLPGDVSASKRYWSRDIIQPPVEVTPRGTIGLRDEPGFGYALDMDFLASVRVRQETFCAQ
- the fabG gene encoding 3-oxoacyl-ACP reductase; this encodes MHQLQGKTVLVTGAARRIGRAIALRLHAEGARVLVHYGNSEAEAREVALQCGGAPLYRANLESVAEIRAMFARIGGDQGALYGLVNNAARFTRVPVPDVTEADWDFIHSVNLKAVFFCAQEAARLMARGGEGRIVNISSMGAFLAWPEHVHYCASKAGVVALTRGLAKALAPSISVNSVAPGVIPFEEKDDPAIQKMARSTPAGRPGTGEEIADAVLYFLKASAFVTGQVLQVDGGLGLR
- a CDS encoding hypothetical protein (possible pseudo, internal stop codon, frameshifted), with translation MSTREKLIKARLGLLALARELDNVRLARKRAGISRSHFCEMKTLLKKLVELAKHRWIVERDSLELKQELGLGHFEGRSWRGFHHHATLCIAA
- the fba gene encoding fructose-1,6-bisphosphate aldolase, which codes for MPLVSMRQLLDEAAKKGYGVGAFNVNNMEQIQAIMEAARETESPVIIQASRGARAYSQDRFLYHLMLAATELYPEIPVVLHLDHGNSPATCKSAIEMGFTSVMMDGSLMEDGKTPSTYEYNVRVTREVVEMAHAKGVTVEAEIGTLGGIEDGHGAGGTGLEHLTDPDQAEQFVKDTNCDALAIAIGTSHGAYKFNKKPDGSVLKMDRLIEIHQRIPNTHLVMHGSSSVPKELQDIVNQYGGKLKPTWGVPIEEIQLGIKNGVRKINVDTDNRLAMTGAIRKVLWEQPEKFDPRDYLKPAREAMKKVVMERMIQFGQAGHAKEIIPIPLEEMAEMYRKGQLVTT
- the ydcQ gene encoding antitoxin, with translation MSVLSDPARFTTDNDGRVLVEFVDLPHVATDGEDEREALEEAIDALGSDLSIRLSRREDIPTPSPLKRGQHQVPVPLWLAPKLALYLAMREQGVSNSELARRLGVHERVIRRMLDPRHATRPEKIQAALAVLGQQMTAEVRDAA
- the mazG gene encoding nucleoside triphosphate pyrophosphohydrolase, which gives rise to MALRKRYVTLEISPMQDHPGRPRAGEKFDRLVEIMARLRGPGGCPWDREQTFDSIKPYTLEETYEVLDAIDRRDWRALAEELGDLILQAVFYAEMAAEQGLFTIADSLDAINAKLVRRHPHVFGGGTAKTAEQVLARWNEIKADEKRERGEQPKGLLDGVLRNQPALMEAAHLSKKAAAAGFDWPDVDGVFDKMREEIAELEKARRGESPEKIEEEIGDLLFTIVNLARFLGADPEQALRRTNAKFRARFAEVENGLAARGRDFRQTTIEEMEELWQQAKAKEESKSGS